Proteins encoded in a region of the Zea mays cultivar B73 chromosome 4, Zm-B73-REFERENCE-NAM-5.0, whole genome shotgun sequence genome:
- the LOC103653024 gene encoding germin-like protein 8-5 isoform X2, which translates to MAASTYFLLVAFLALVTSHAIASDPSPLQDFCVADKDSPVKVNGFVCKDPMAVNADDFFKAAKLDQPRDTTSKVGSNVTLINVLQLPGLNTLGISLARIDYAPLGQNPPHTHPRATEILTVLEGTLYVGFVTSNQADKSNKLFAKVLNKGDVFVFPQGLIHFQFNPVPDKPAVALAALSSQNPGAITIANAVFGSKPPISNDVLAKAFQVQKGTIDWLQAQFWENNHY; encoded by the exons ATGGCTGCCTCGACCTACTTCCTTCTTGTTGCTTTTCTAGCATTGGTCACTTCTCATGCCATTGCTTCTGATCCTAGCCCGCTCCAAGACTTCTGTGTTGCCGACAAAGACTCTCCGG TGAAGGTGAATGGATTTGTTTGCAAGGATCCCATGGCTGTGAACGCTGACGACTTCTTCAAGGCTGCAAAACTTGACCAGCCAAGGGACACCACCAGTAAGGTGGGATCCAACGTTACTTTGATCAATGTCTTGCAGCTACCTGGACTCAACACGTTGGGCATCTCGTTGGCTCGTATTGACTATGCGCCCTTAGGACAGAATCCTCCACACACGCACCCACGTGCCACGGAGATCCTCACCGTGCTTGAGGGGACACTCTACGTCGGATTTGTCACCTCCAACCAAGCTGACAAAAGCAACAAGCTATTTGCTAAGGTTCTCAACAAGGGCGATGTGTTTGTATTCCCCCAAGGACTAATCCACTTCCAGTTCAACCCGGTCCCTGACAAGCCAGCAGTCGCGCTCGCTGCTCTAAGTAGCCAGAACCCTGGAGCTATTACTATTGCCAATGCAGTCTTTGGATCAAAGCCACCTATCTCAAATGATGTACTAGCTAAGGCCTTTCAAGTGCAAAAGGGGACAATTGATTGGCTTCAAGCTCAGTTTTGG GAGAACAACCACTACTGA
- the LOC103653024 gene encoding germin-like protein 8-5 isoform X3 yields MAASTYFLLVAFLALVTSHAIASDPSPLQDFCVADKDSPVKVNGFVCKDPMAVNADDFFKAAKLDQPRDTTSKVGSNVTLINVLQLPGLNTLGISLARIDYAPLGQNPPHTHPRATEILTVLEGTLYVGFVTSNQADKSNKLFAKVLNKGDVFVFPQGLIHFQFNPVPDKPAVALAALSSQNPGAITIANAVFGSKPPISNDVLAKAFQVQKGTIDWLQAQFWENNHY; encoded by the exons ATGGCTGCCTCGACCTACTTCCTTCTTGTTGCTTTTCTAGCATTGGTCACTTCTCATGCCATTGCTTCTGATCCTAGCCCGCTCCAAGACTTCTGTGTTGCCGACAAAGACTCTCCGG TGAAGGTGAATGGATTTGTTTGCAAGGATCCCATGGCTGTGAACGCTGACGACTTCTTCAAGGCTGCAAAACTTGACCAGCCAAGGGACACCACCAGTAAGGTGGGATCCAACGTTACTTTGATCAATGTCTTGCAGCTACCTGGACTCAACACGTTGGGCATCTCGTTGGCTCGTATTGACTATGCGCCCTTAGGACAGAATCCTCCACACACGCACCCACGTGCCACGGAGATCCTCACCGTGCTTGAGGGGACACTCTACGTCGGATTTGTCACCTCCAACCAAGCTGACAAAAGCAACAAGCTATTTGCTAAGGTTCTCAACAAGGGCGATGTGTTTGTATTCCCCCAAGGACTAATCCACTTCCAGTTCAACCCGGTCCCTGACAAGCCAGCAGTCGCGCTCGCTGCTCTAAGTAGCCAGAACCCTGGAGCTATTACTATTGCCAATGCAGTCTTTGGATCAAAGCCACCTATCTCAAATGATGTACTAGCTAAGGCCTTTCAAGTGCAAAAGGGGACAATTGATTGGCTTCAAGCTCAGTTTTGGGAGAACAAC CACTACTGA
- the LOC103653024 gene encoding putative germin-like protein 12-4 isoform X1, which produces MAASTYFLLVAFLALVTSHAIASDPSPLQDFCVADKDSPVKVNGFVCKDPMAVNADDFFKAAKLDQPRDTTSKVGSNVTLINVLQLPGLNTLGISLARIDYAPLGQNPPHTHPRATEILTVLEGTLYVGFVTSNQADKSNKLFAKVLNKGDVFVFPQGLIHFQFNPVPDKPAVALAALSSQNPGAITIANAVFGSKPPISNDVLAKAFQVQKGTIDWLQAQFWENNHN; this is translated from the exons ATGGCTGCCTCGACCTACTTCCTTCTTGTTGCTTTTCTAGCATTGGTCACTTCTCATGCCATTGCTTCTGATCCTAGCCCGCTCCAAGACTTCTGTGTTGCCGACAAAGACTCTCCGG TGAAGGTGAATGGATTTGTTTGCAAGGATCCCATGGCTGTGAACGCTGACGACTTCTTCAAGGCTGCAAAACTTGACCAGCCAAGGGACACCACCAGTAAGGTGGGATCCAACGTTACTTTGATCAATGTCTTGCAGCTACCTGGACTCAACACGTTGGGCATCTCGTTGGCTCGTATTGACTATGCGCCCTTAGGACAGAATCCTCCACACACGCACCCACGTGCCACGGAGATCCTCACCGTGCTTGAGGGGACACTCTACGTCGGATTTGTCACCTCCAACCAAGCTGACAAAAGCAACAAGCTATTTGCTAAGGTTCTCAACAAGGGCGATGTGTTTGTATTCCCCCAAGGACTAATCCACTTCCAGTTCAACCCGGTCCCTGACAAGCCAGCAGTCGCGCTCGCTGCTCTAAGTAGCCAGAACCCTGGAGCTATTACTATTGCCAATGCAGTCTTTGGATCAAAGCCACCTATCTCAAATGATGTACTAGCTAAGGCCTTTCAAGTGCAAAAGGGGACAATTGATTGGCTTCAAGCTCAGTTTTGGGAGAACAACCACAACTGA
- the LOC103653025 gene encoding putative germin-like protein 12-4, translated as MAASTFLLIAFLALITSQAIASDPSPLQDFCVADKDSPVKVNGFVCKDPMAVNADDFFKAAKLDQPRDTTKSKVGSNVTLINVMQLPGLNTLGISLARIDYAPLGQNPPHTHPRATEILTVLEGTLYVGFVTSNQADRSNRLFAKVLNKGDVFVFPQGLIHFQFNPVHDKPAVALAALSSQNPGAITIANAVFGSKPPISDDVLAKAFQVQKGTIDWLQAQF; from the exons ATGGCTGCCTCGACCTTCCTTCTCATTGCTTTTCTAGCATTGATCACTTCTCAGGCCATTGCCTCTGATCCTAGCCCGCTCCAAGACTTCTGTGTTGCCGATAAAGACTCTCCGG TGAAGGTGAATGGATTTGTTTGCAAGGACCCTATGGCTGTGAACGCTGACGACTTCTTCAAGGCTGCAAAACTTGACCAGCCAAGGGACACCACCAAAAGCAAGGTGGGATCCAACGTTACTCTAATCAATGTCATGCAGCTGCCTGGACTCAACACGTTGGGGATCTCGTTGGCTCGCATTGACTACGCACCATTAGGTCAGAATcctccacacacacacccacgtgCCACTGAGATCCTCACTGTGCTTGAGGGGACACTCTACGTCGGATTTGTCACCTCCAACCAAGCTGATAGAAGCAACAGGCTATTTGCCAAGGTTCTCAACAAGGGCGATGTGTTTGTATTCCCCCAAGGACTAATCCACTTCCAGTTCAACCCAGTACATGACAAGCCAGCAGTCGCGCTCGCTGCTCTAAGTAGCCAGAACCCTGGAGCTATTACTATTGCCAATGCAGTCTTTGGATCAAAGCCACCTATCTCGGATGATGTCCTAGCTAAGGCCTTTCAAGTGCAAAAGGGGACAATTGATTGGCTTCAAGCTCAGTTCTAG
- the LOC103653023 gene encoding putative germin-like protein 12-4, with amino-acid sequence MAASTFLLVAFLALITSQAIASDPSPLQDFCVADKDSPVKVNGFVCKDPMAVNADDFFKAAKLDQPRDTTKSKVGSNVTLINVMQLPGLNTLGISLARIDYAPLGQNPPHTHPRATEILTVLEGTLYVRFVTSNQADRSNKLFAKVLNKGDVFVFPQGLIHFQFNPVHDKPAVALAALSSQNPGAITIANAVFGSKPPISDDVLAKAFQVQKGTIDWLQAQFWENNHY; translated from the exons ATGGCTGCCTCGACCTTCCTTCTCGTTGCTTTTCTAGCATTGATCACTTCTCAGGCCATTGCCTCTGATCCTAGCCCGCTCCAAGACTTCTGTGTTGCCGATAAAGACTCTCCAG TGAAGGTGAATGGATTTGTTTGCAAGGATCCTATGGCTGTGAACGCTGACGACTTCTTCAAGGCTGCAAAACTTGATCAGCCAAGGGACACCACCAAAAGCAAGGTGGGATCCAACGTTACTCTGATCAATGTCATGCAGCTGCCTGGACTCAACACGTTGGGGATCTCGTTGGCTCGCATTGACTACGCACCATTAGGTCAGAATcctccacacacacacccacgtgCCACTGAGATCCTCACCGTGCTTGAAGGGACACTCTACGTCAGATTTGTCACCTCCAACCAAGCTGACAGAAGCAACAAGCTATTTGCCAAGGTTCTCAACAAGGGCGATGTGTTTGTATTCCCCCAAGGACTAATCCACTTCCAGTTCAATCCAGTACATGACAAGCCAGCAGTCGCGCTCGCTGCTCTAAGTAGCCAGAACCCTGGAGCTATTACTATTGCCAATGCAGTCTTTGGATCAAAGCCACCTATCTCGGATGATGTCCTAGCTAAGGCCTTTCAGGTGCAAAAGGGGACAATTGATTGGCTTCAAGCTCAGTTCTGGGAGAACAACCACTACTGA